A part of Ascochyta rabiei chromosome 3, complete sequence genomic DNA contains:
- a CDS encoding Chorismate synthase: MALAEEDIQPQMTRRRPGQSAITTPRDEKDRVEIQSGTEFGITLGTPIGLRVMNENQRPKDYGNQTMDLYPRPSHADWTYLEKYGVKASSGGGRSSARETIGRVAAGAIAEKYLRDAYGIEIVAFVASVGNEFLFPPTPEHPTAATNPDYLKLIETIDRNKVDKFLPVRCPDSKASLRMEKLVADFKERKDSIGGTVTCVIRNSPNGLGEPCFDKLEATLAHAMLSIPATKGFEIGSGFGGCQVPGSIHNDPFIKAPPALAGKGGLNPLVQRSRLTTKTNNSGGIQGGISNGAPIYFSVAFKPPATISQAQQTAMYNEVEGLLEAKGRHDPCVVPRAVPIVEAMAALVIMDAVLAQQARSAARSLLPPLKGVVPDG, from the exons ATGGCCCTCGCCGAAGAGGACATCCAGCCGCAAATGACGCGCCGCCGCCCCGGGCAATCAGCTATTACCACACCGCGAGACGAGAAGGATCGAGTTGAGATCCAGTCAGGTACTGAATTCGGCATCACGCTTGGGACACCAATTGGCCTGCGTGTGATGAACGAGAACCAGCGCCCCAAGGACTATGGAAACCAAACCATGGACTTGTATCCGAGGCCCAGCCACGCCGACTGGACATACCTGGAGAAGTACGGCGTTAAAGCGAGCTCAGGTGGTGGTAGGAGCAGTGCACGCGAGACTATCG GACGGGTCGCAGCCGGAGCCATTGCTGAGAAATACTTGCGCGACGCATATGGCATCGAGATAGTAGCTTTTGTGGCTTCCGTCGGCAATGAATTTCTGTTTCCACCCACGCCTGAGCACCCTACGGCGGCGACTAATCCGGACTATCTTAAACTGATCGAGACGATCGATCGAAATAAAGTCGACAAGTTCCTACCAGTCCGCTGCCCCGATAGCAAGGCCAGTCTGCGCATGGAGAAGCTCGTTGCCGACTTCAAGGAGCGCAAGGACAGCATTGGTGGGACAGTAACTTGCGTAATTCGCAATAGTCCTAATGGATTGGGTGAGCCGTGTTTTGACAAGCTTGAGGCCACTCTCGCTCATGCCATGCTCAGTATTCCTGCAACTAAAGGATTTGAGATTGGATCTGGCTTTGGTGGCTGCCAGGTCCCCGGCTCGATACATAACGACCCTTTTATCAAAGCGCCTCCAGCACTGGCGGGAAAAGGTGGACTGAACCCGTTGGTGCAGCGGTCCCGGCTAACGACCAAGACAAACAACTCGGGAGGCATTCAAGGCGGGATTTCGAACGGGGCGCCTATTTACTTCAGCGTTGCCTTTAAGCCGCCAGCAACTATTAGCCAGGCACAACAGACGGCGATGTATAACGAAGTTGAGGGGCTGCTGGAGGCAAAAGGCCGACATGACCCCTGTGTAGTGCCTAGGGCAGTCCCTATTGTTGAAGCCATGGCAGCACTAGTAATCATGGACGCGGTGCTAGC
- a CDS encoding Unsaturated rhamnogalacturonyl hydrolase encodes MLESIISRGEGIRAADGLLSGIQKGIFQEALRAAVEWSSDEQQNKKWLEYHRKSVKYNSAEFLDPILDSLAPLDRLCAGRSLMRSRANEQDQEGRAVLIALRKSIDLQLRNSDGGYWYFVDPPPPYKQYGNLSYSDGMYGFAPFAVLYGLIYGDPHLNIDSALQQLEIMYKRTLQKDTGLIVHGYDGSRQAPWANPKTGASPIVWGRSLAWYTIGLVDALAMAETDPGLRQTKAYSRMREIYENLASAEIEAIKRSAKTTGRYGVWQVFDQPGKEGNFVEASATAMLVYALGKGLRYGYVRSEKKSAWVYILQRPKKVLMEDVKDLLHSTYNDLLENFVMAGENGTLDFEGTSVLSSLHVTNPNFDYYVNREVSKNSLIGTSAFVLASLEIEHLEDNNL; translated from the exons ATGCTAGAAAGCATTATTTCTCGGGGCGAGGGCATTCGAGCAGCTGATGGGCTATTGAGCGGTATTCAAAAGGGGATTTTCCAAGAGGCTCTCCGTGCTGCCGTAGAATGGTCATCCGATGAACAGCAGAACAAAAAGTGGCTAGAGTACCACCGCAAGAGCGTCAAATACAATTCTGCCGAGTTCCTCGATCCGATTCTAGACTCCTTAGCACCGCTGGACCGACTCTGCGCTGGGCGCTCTTTGAT GCGAAGCCGAGCAAACGAACAAGATCAAGAGGGCCGCGCAGTGCTGATAGCGCTTCGCAAATCCATTGATCTTCAACTCCGCAACTCAGATG GTGGCTATTGGTATTTTGTGGACCCTCCGCCCCCATACAAGCAATACGGAAACCTATCCTATAGCGATGGCATGTATGGCTTTGCCCCATTCGCCGTCCTCTACGGCCTTATTTATGGAGATCCGCACTTGAACATTGATTCTGCTCTCCAACAGCTTGAGATAATGTACAAGCGCACGCTCCAAAAGGATACCGGTCTGATAGTTCATGGCTACGACGGCTCTAGGCAGGCACCTTGGGCGAACCCCAAGACAGGCGCCAGTCCGATCGTTTGGGGCCGTAGCTTGGCGTGGTACACAATCGGTCTTGTTGATGCGCTTGCTATGGCCGAGACAGATCCCGGGCTAAGGCAAACGAAGGCTTACAGTCGAATGAGAGAAATCTATGAGAACCTGGCATCAGCAGAGATTGAAGCCATAAAGCGTTCAGCTAAGACGACCGGAAGGTACGGTGTCTGGCAGGTTTTCGATCAACCCGGCAAAGAAGGGAACTTCGTCGAAGCTAGCGCTACTGCAATGCTCGTCTATGCTCTTGGGAAGGGATTAAGGTACGGATATGTGAGGTCGGAAAAGAAGAGCGCATGGGTCTACATTTTACAACGTCCAAAAAAAGTCCTCATGGAGGATGTGAAGGATTTGTTACACTCAACTTACAACGACCTATTAGAGAATTTCGTCATGGCTGGTGAGAACGGAACACTAGATTTTGAGGGAACCAGCGTGCTTTCAAGCTTGCATGTAACGAATCCTAATTTCGAT TATTACGTCAATCGAGAAGTTAGCAAGAACAGTCTTATTGGAACCAGCGCTTTTGTTCTAGCGAGTCTAGAGATAGAGCACTTGGAAGACAATAATCTATGA
- a CDS encoding Gluconolactonase — MRFTISLTTTFTLAAAAAVSTQFPLYKSPSSSVHIAQECLLPGVVCLQKHAAKLPYPFFREPVNGTFFNTFGDTEVPEDDSWDLVAKADFVLFDEERGRQVLGEYPSIDFMFEVSPYLHESPVFVPGLNKIFFSELSPTIDQFVIDLNSTYPTLSTFVADPPIYVPNGAFYHEGKVYYSVAGSNATVAGGPEQRPGIVLMDPWTYKTTTVLDNYFGFAFTDCDDVIVDPITGFVWFTVPYYSWWLEVADIAPQLKSATYRFDPASGSTVVVNDEMRSPNGIALSPDRRHLYISDTAAAGLSAPISLDVPSPGIPGILFNNTGKRTIYKFDLVDEGRTIINKRPIHYDVIGTVPDGLKVARNGYVVTASGNGLSVMDQFGDMILRVQTNFTANNFIWTDANDYREVWIVGQGGVARVKWDLQGQRAQ, encoded by the coding sequence ATGAGGTTTACAATATCCCTCACCACAACCTTTACGTTGGCGGCAGCCGCTGCTGTCAGTACTCAATTTCCGCTCTACAAAAGCCCCTCCTCTTCAGTCCATATTGCCCAAGAGTGCCTCTTACCAGGCGTTGTGTGCCTCCAGAAACATGCGGCTAAACTACCGTATCCGTTCTTTCGCGAACCGGTGAATGGAACATTCTTCAACACGTTCGGTGACACCGAGGTTCCGGAAGATGATTCGTGGGACCTGGTTGCAAAAGCCGACTTTGTTCTCTTTGATGAGGAGCGCGGGCGACAGGTCCTAGGCGAATATCCCAGCATCGACTTCATGTTCGAGGTCAGCCCGTATCTACACGAGTCACCGGTCTTCGTGCCTGGCCTTAACAAGATCTTCTTTTCGGAGCTTTCGCCCACCATCGATCAGTTTGTCATTGATCTGAACTCTACATATCCTACATTGTCAACCTTCGTTGCGGACCCCCCCATCTACGTTCCAAATGGCGCGTTCTACCATGAGGGCAAAGTATACTATTCAGTTGCGGGCAGCAATGCGACTGTTGCCGGTGGACCTGAGCAAAGACCTGGAATCGTTCTGATGGATCCTTGGACGTACAAGACGACGACAGTTCTGGACAACTACTTCGGATTTGCGTTCACTGACTGCGACGATGTAATCGTGGATCCCATAACGGGCTTCGTTTGGTTCACCGTTCCGTATTATTCGTGGTGGCTCGAAGTCGCCGACATCGCTCCCCAGCTCAAATCAGCTACATACCGGTTCGATCCAGCAAGCGGCTCTACAGTCGTGGTCAACGACGAAATGCGTTCGCCCAATGGAATTGCGCTCAGTCCGGATCGCCGTCACTTGTATATCAGTGACACTGCGGCTGCCGGCCTGTCTGCTCCGATTTCGCTCGATGTGCCCAGCCCAGGTATCCCAGGCATCTTATTCAACAATACAGGAAAGCGAACCATATACAAATTTGATTTGGTTGATGAAGGGAGGACAATCATTAATAAGAGGCCAATTCACTACGACGTAATCGGCACTGTGCCGGACGGTCTCAAGGTAGCGAGGAATGGCTACGTGGTCACTGCATCGGGAAATGGCTTGAGCGTCATGGATCAGTTCGGCGATATGATTTTGCGAGTGCAAACTAACTTCACAGCAAACAATTTTATTTGGACAGATGCGAATGACTATCGAGAAGTGTGGATTGTAGGTCAGGGTGGTGTGGCTAGAGTAAAGTGGGATCTTCAGGGCCAGCGAGCACAATAG